In Alphaproteobacteria bacterium US3C007, one genomic interval encodes:
- a CDS encoding cobyric acid synthase — protein sequence MPALMVQGTGSNVGKSLLVAGLCRAAKRRGLSVAPFKPQNMSNNAAVTSDGGEIGRAQALQALAAGCAAVCDMNPVLLKPESETGSQIIVQGKRYATARAKDYSALKPKLMPFVLESFQRLKSTFDLVIVEGAGSPAEVNLRPGDIANMGFACAADVPVLLVGDIDRGGVIAQMVGTNSVLDPEDNKKIFGFIINKFRGDPNLFSAGYEMICAKTNWRGFGIAPYFDQAWKLPAEDALDIATPQRPGKPHIVCLGLSRVANFDDLDPLSNDPELQVTVLRPGQAIPADARLVIVPGSKSTSADLTYLRAQGWDIDLKAHRRRGGHILGICGGYQMLGNVIDDPEGIEGVFGKTEGLGLLKVNTIMYPKKQLGQVNAIHPPTQQEFSGYEIHIGQTQGPDTLRPFAQLNGRNEGAISADGLVMGSYLHGMFSSDGFRHAFLKGLHIQSSAQAYSQTVDQTLNALADHLEKHLDISALLASAR from the coding sequence ATGCCAGCCTTAATGGTTCAGGGCACCGGGTCAAATGTAGGCAAGTCTTTGCTAGTGGCCGGGTTGTGCCGCGCGGCCAAACGGCGAGGGCTGAGCGTTGCGCCATTCAAGCCACAAAATATGTCAAATAATGCAGCCGTCACGTCAGATGGAGGCGAAATAGGCCGCGCGCAGGCGTTACAAGCCTTGGCGGCGGGCTGCGCTGCAGTCTGCGACATGAATCCGGTTTTGTTAAAGCCAGAAAGTGAAACGGGTTCGCAAATCATAGTTCAGGGTAAACGCTATGCCACGGCGCGTGCAAAAGATTATTCAGCGTTAAAACCAAAGCTGATGCCCTTCGTTTTGGAAAGTTTTCAACGCCTAAAATCCACGTTTGATTTGGTAATAGTGGAAGGGGCTGGTAGCCCCGCAGAGGTGAATTTGCGGCCTGGCGATATCGCCAATATGGGCTTTGCTTGCGCGGCGGATGTGCCGGTTCTTTTGGTTGGTGATATTGATCGCGGCGGCGTTATTGCGCAAATGGTGGGCACGAATAGCGTTTTAGATCCAGAAGATAATAAGAAGATATTTGGATTTATTATCAATAAGTTTCGAGGTGATCCTAACTTGTTTTCTGCAGGTTATGAAATGATTTGCGCGAAAACCAATTGGCGGGGCTTTGGGATTGCGCCTTATTTTGATCAAGCATGGAAGCTACCTGCCGAAGATGCGTTGGACATCGCAACCCCACAGCGGCCTGGTAAGCCGCATATCGTGTGCTTGGGATTGTCACGTGTCGCAAATTTTGATGATCTGGATCCGCTGAGCAATGATCCAGAGTTACAAGTAACGGTTTTACGTCCTGGCCAAGCCATCCCCGCTGATGCGCGTTTGGTGATCGTGCCTGGCAGCAAATCGACATCGGCCGATTTGACCTATCTGCGCGCGCAAGGCTGGGATATTGACCTTAAAGCGCATCGCCGGCGCGGTGGGCATATTTTGGGGATTTGTGGTGGGTATCAAATGCTAGGAAACGTCATCGATGACCCTGAGGGAATTGAGGGCGTATTCGGCAAAACAGAAGGCCTTGGCTTGTTGAAGGTAAACACAATCATGTATCCCAAAAAGCAATTGGGCCAAGTGAATGCAATACACCCGCCAACACAGCAAGAGTTTAGCGGATATGAAATTCATATCGGCCAAACGCAGGGCCCAGATACGCTGCGCCCTTTTGCTCAGCTTAATGGGCGCAACGAAGGCGCCATAAGCGCGGATGGTCTGGTCATGGGCAGCTATTTACACGGTATGTTTTCGAGCGATGGGTTTCGCCATGCGTTTTTAAAGGGTTTGCATATTCAAAGCAGTGCGCAGGCCTATTCGCAAACTGTCGA
- a CDS encoding cobalamin biosynthesis protein CobG, which translates to MSRPEAQGWCPTAFHPMMSGDGMLLRVRPQFNRLSLEQALGLCGIAEQFGNGLIDFTSRAAVQIRGLTPASFTKALSALQSLSLVSQTASHEALRGVLLSPEWQENDLTYRLTQALYDRLDELPELPAKFGFAMDTGRRPVLQGCSADIRLETSKDGRLLLIEDGADFGHSVSQDTAISALIALAHMFSQAVRGGNPNTRMRNLPSPLQSAQDEYAYKRQLSFAALPLGKTALGFHLAPAFGQTTSQDFTELLIQSDCAFLRLTPWRGLLLERASNLTIPPGFISDEQDPKRRIQVCPGAPACQSAKGNTRGFAARMAPRLGANPALNSKDLHISGCAKGCAKPQKADLTFVAQNCGFDVIVKGHAWDKPIITGLDPDIILQNLDGF; encoded by the coding sequence ATGAGCAGACCTGAGGCCCAAGGCTGGTGCCCCACAGCGTTTCACCCCATGATGTCGGGTGATGGCATGCTGCTGCGCGTGCGTCCGCAATTCAATCGTTTAAGCCTTGAACAAGCGTTGGGCCTCTGCGGAATCGCCGAACAATTTGGAAATGGGTTAATAGATTTTACCAGCCGCGCCGCAGTGCAAATACGCGGTTTAACCCCGGCTTCATTCACCAAGGCGTTGTCGGCGTTGCAATCTTTATCGCTGGTTTCCCAAACCGCGTCACATGAGGCTTTGCGCGGCGTGTTGCTAAGCCCAGAATGGCAAGAAAACGATTTAACCTACCGGTTAACGCAGGCGCTTTATGACCGCCTTGATGAGCTGCCAGAGCTGCCCGCAAAATTTGGCTTTGCGATGGATACGGGGCGGCGGCCAGTTTTGCAGGGCTGTTCGGCAGATATACGCCTTGAAACATCAAAAGATGGCCGCCTTTTATTGATCGAAGATGGCGCCGATTTTGGTCATAGCGTTTCACAAGACACCGCGATATCTGCCCTGATTGCCTTGGCCCATATGTTTTCACAGGCTGTCCGTGGCGGTAACCCCAATACTCGGATGCGGAATCTACCATCGCCGCTGCAAAGCGCACAAGATGAATATGCTTATAAAAGACAGCTGTCTTTCGCGGCCCTTCCGCTTGGGAAAACGGCGCTTGGCTTTCATTTAGCACCTGCTTTTGGGCAAACTACATCGCAAGATTTTACAGAGCTGTTGATACAATCTGACTGTGCATTTTTGCGCTTAACACCCTGGCGCGGGCTTTTATTAGAACGGGCGTCAAACCTAACAATACCGCCTGGTTTCATTAGCGATGAGCAGGACCCTAAGCGGCGTATTCAGGTTTGCCCTGGCGCACCAGCCTGTCAGAGCGCCAAAGGGAACACGCGCGGTTTTGCGGCGCGGATGGCACCGCGTCTTGGCGCCAATCCTGCGTTAAATTCGAAAGACCTGCATATTTCAGGATGCGCAAAAGGTTGCGCAAAACCCCAAAAGGCAGATCTAACCTTCGTGGCTCAAAACTGTGGCTTTGACGTGATTGTAAAGGGCCATGCATGGGATAAGCCAATCATAACGGGCTTAGACCCAGATATTATTTTACAAAACTTGGATGGCTTTTAA
- the cobJ gene encoding precorrin-3B C(17)-methyltransferase, producing the protein MSGTLKIIGLGPGSAGLITPDVKDALETATDAIGYYPYVARVIERSGLTIHGSDNRVELQRAKQALELAGEGRHVVVVSSGDPGVFAMASAVFEAVETGPLSWRELDISVLPGITAMLAAAARLGAPLGHDFCVINLSDNLKPWSIIETRLRLAVEADFAMAFYNPRSKARPEGFEKALDLLKSACEKERLIMFARAVSTPEESLLTVALSDTTPDMADMRTMVLVGSRQTRLIPRENAAPIVYTPRSMR; encoded by the coding sequence ATGAGTGGAACATTGAAAATTATCGGATTGGGCCCTGGCAGCGCCGGCCTGATCACCCCCGATGTCAAAGACGCATTGGAAACCGCCACGGATGCAATCGGCTATTACCCCTATGTTGCCCGCGTGATCGAGCGGTCCGGATTAACCATTCATGGATCCGATAATCGCGTGGAATTACAACGCGCAAAGCAAGCGCTTGAATTGGCCGGCGAAGGCAGGCATGTCGTGGTTGTCTCGTCTGGCGATCCGGGCGTGTTTGCAATGGCCTCTGCGGTGTTTGAGGCCGTTGAAACCGGACCTTTAAGCTGGCGTGAGCTGGACATATCCGTATTGCCTGGAATCACCGCAATGCTGGCGGCCGCTGCGCGGCTGGGGGCGCCTTTGGGACATGATTTCTGCGTCATAAACCTGAGTGACAACCTAAAGCCGTGGTCAATCATCGAAACGCGTTTGCGGTTAGCGGTGGAGGCGGATTTCGCCATGGCCTTTTACAATCCGCGGTCAAAAGCGCGCCCTGAAGGGTTTGAAAAAGCATTGGATTTGCTTAAGAGCGCTTGTGAAAAGGAGCGGTTGATCATGTTTGCGCGGGCGGTTAGCACGCCAGAGGAAAGCCTGCTCACCGTTGCGCTTAGCGACACTACGCCCGATATGGCCGATATGCGAACGATGGTTTTGGTCGGTTCGCGCCAGACGCGTTTGATCCCGCGAGAAAACGCCGCGCCGATTGTCTATACGCCCCGGAGCATGCGCTAA
- a CDS encoding DUF1636 domain-containing protein: MSKTDSIELLVCTSCRAGRAEPDNEKRQGTVLFEAIKQEALPENIKLTAVSCLANCDHGCSIVLRGENRWTYVYGNLDPAQDVETILNGASRYLDAADGRVPWRERPEHFRKNCIARIPPIEAAS, translated from the coding sequence ATGTCAAAAACGGATTCAATTGAGTTGCTGGTTTGTACGTCTTGTCGCGCGGGGCGCGCGGAGCCAGATAATGAAAAGCGCCAAGGCACTGTACTTTTCGAGGCAATCAAGCAAGAAGCGCTGCCCGAAAATATAAAACTGACGGCTGTTTCCTGTTTGGCAAATTGTGATCATGGCTGCTCCATCGTGTTGCGCGGCGAAAACCGTTGGACTTACGTCTATGGCAATCTTGATCCAGCGCAGGATGTTGAAACCATATTGAATGGCGCATCTCGATATCTGGATGCCGCTGATGGACGCGTTCCCTGGCGCGAAAGGCCCGAACATTTCCGAAAAAACTGCATCGCGCGTATTCCCCCAATTGAGGCTGCTTCATGA
- the cobN gene encoding cobaltochelatase subunit CobN, giving the protein MHVIFRESHGLEETAQPVDLQQTPADMVVLSFSDSDLGAFSVGWHNAKEDLPSLRLANLAALQHPLSVDTYIEQTLRDAKAVLVRLIGGMPYWSYGLQQLRAVAEENGIALAVLAADGRADSQLDDISTLPVSTLRRLRQLCDAGGPDAASAALAQLALSAGLFARPKIGQKNPPRVGGWSLQNRLSCPAAFALRVIPKPAVVISFYLSYLTAADLAPIEAAAQALEARGFDVFGVFVPSLKEPESAAWLQRQMRLIAPVAILNATAFSGKGPDGASPLDIAEVPVFQMALATSTRAAWADTERGLSPAELAMHVVLPEVDGRLFVGVGSFKDPAARDPQLQFSRFIHKADAPRIAAIADRIRAHVDLSRVENAQKRPVLVLSTYPGKPWQMAHAVGLDALASAEAILSDLQTREYDVVPDGPLHKDLQNQRIKWPLSAYKTALKDLPECLQTELFHAWGDPETDPQARNGALEFAATRRGKALIALQPERGSLQARESEYHDTSRTPRHSYVAFYLWLRTVEAASALIHIGAHGTLEWLPGKSVALSEVCWPEALIKDLPVIYPFIVNDPGEAAQAKRRICAITLGHIPPAMKASATPDRLAFLENLLDEFSNADGLDPRRRTRLQDDIRAEAKQLGVEQDLGLDAASSNAEAISCIDRFVCDIKESQFGDGLHIFGRAPEIAAEFDSHPSIKAESAALLTALNGKRVAAGPSGSPYRGRKDVLPTGRNLFTTDPRVVPTRSAYAQGLVLAEELMRRHLQDHGDYPKNLIVDLWGSATMRTAGEEFAMALALIGVKPEWDPGSERVSGIEITPIAELERPRIDVTLRVSGLFRDIFPTLSALFSQAVQSLRARSESPDWNPYVTKQELSRVFGPAPGDYGLAMGAFGDTYTDEAREAAGKAWLAASAYALNGPDSTYRPDAIKEQVAKADGFVHIQDLPETDLLLAADYAFHEAGFAAAQGVTGGSAALYHVDNTNPEAVRARSLSEEIARVVHARASNSDWVAGMRRHGYRGAAEIAATLDHMGSFAHLANVVGPHLFDMFFDATLGNSDISTFMEDANPEAFAALKKRFEALDKAGLWVTRRNSIRASLEAAQ; this is encoded by the coding sequence ATGCATGTGATCTTTCGCGAGAGTCATGGTTTGGAAGAGACCGCTCAGCCGGTTGATCTGCAGCAAACGCCTGCAGATATGGTGGTTTTGTCCTTTTCCGACAGTGATCTTGGGGCCTTCTCGGTTGGATGGCATAACGCGAAAGAGGATCTGCCAAGCCTTCGTTTGGCAAATTTGGCTGCGCTGCAACACCCGCTTTCAGTTGATACCTACATTGAGCAAACGCTCCGTGACGCAAAAGCTGTATTGGTGCGGCTGATTGGGGGAATGCCTTATTGGTCTTATGGTCTGCAACAACTTCGCGCGGTTGCTGAAGAAAACGGGATCGCTTTGGCTGTATTGGCCGCTGATGGGCGGGCCGATAGCCAGCTGGATGATATCTCCACCCTGCCCGTGTCAACATTGCGCAGGTTGCGCCAGCTTTGTGACGCAGGTGGCCCCGATGCTGCAAGCGCAGCTTTGGCACAATTGGCCTTATCTGCAGGGTTATTTGCGCGCCCGAAAATAGGCCAAAAGAATCCGCCGCGCGTAGGCGGTTGGTCGCTGCAAAATCGCCTGTCCTGCCCTGCCGCGTTTGCGCTGCGCGTAATACCCAAACCGGCGGTTGTGATAAGTTTTTACCTGTCTTATCTCACGGCGGCTGATTTGGCGCCGATCGAGGCTGCTGCCCAAGCGCTTGAAGCCCGCGGGTTTGATGTGTTTGGGGTGTTTGTTCCCTCGTTGAAAGAGCCTGAATCAGCGGCGTGGTTGCAACGTCAAATGCGTTTGATCGCGCCGGTTGCGATTTTGAATGCAACGGCATTTTCAGGAAAAGGCCCTGATGGCGCTTCGCCACTGGATATCGCTGAGGTTCCGGTGTTTCAAATGGCTTTGGCAACCTCAACGCGTGCGGCTTGGGCGGATACTGAGCGCGGCCTTTCGCCCGCCGAGCTTGCGATGCATGTTGTTTTGCCCGAGGTCGATGGCCGTCTATTTGTGGGGGTTGGTTCGTTTAAAGACCCCGCAGCGCGGGATCCACAACTTCAGTTCTCACGCTTTATCCATAAAGCCGACGCGCCCCGGATCGCAGCAATCGCCGATCGCATCCGCGCGCATGTCGATCTCTCGCGCGTTGAGAATGCGCAAAAGCGCCCAGTATTGGTGTTGTCAACTTACCCTGGCAAACCTTGGCAAATGGCACATGCGGTCGGCCTTGATGCGTTGGCTTCAGCAGAAGCCATTCTGAGCGATCTACAAACCAGAGAATATGATGTTGTACCAGATGGCCCGCTTCACAAGGATCTTCAAAACCAACGGATAAAATGGCCCCTCAGCGCCTATAAAACCGCGTTAAAGGATTTGCCCGAATGCCTTCAAACCGAGCTGTTTCACGCATGGGGAGATCCAGAAACCGATCCGCAGGCGCGCAACGGAGCGCTCGAATTCGCGGCAACACGGCGCGGCAAGGCGCTTATCGCCCTGCAACCAGAACGCGGCAGTCTTCAAGCGCGCGAATCTGAATATCATGATACCAGCCGTACGCCGCGCCACAGCTACGTGGCGTTTTATCTTTGGCTTAGAACCGTTGAGGCCGCCAGCGCTTTAATCCATATTGGCGCGCATGGAACGCTCGAATGGCTGCCTGGAAAATCGGTTGCTTTATCAGAGGTTTGTTGGCCAGAAGCGCTGATTAAGGATCTGCCAGTAATATATCCCTTTATTGTTAATGATCCAGGCGAAGCGGCTCAGGCCAAGCGCCGGATTTGCGCGATCACGCTGGGGCATATACCGCCGGCTATGAAAGCCAGCGCAACGCCCGACCGGCTGGCCTTTCTAGAAAACCTTCTTGATGAGTTTTCAAACGCTGATGGGTTGGATCCGCGCCGCCGCACCCGACTGCAGGATGACATACGCGCCGAAGCAAAGCAGCTTGGTGTTGAGCAAGATCTGGGGCTTGACGCGGCAAGTTCAAACGCAGAAGCGATCAGCTGCATCGACCGCTTTGTGTGCGACATTAAAGAAAGCCAGTTTGGTGATGGGTTGCATATTTTTGGGCGCGCACCCGAAATTGCCGCAGAATTTGACAGCCACCCCTCGATCAAAGCCGAAAGCGCGGCGCTTCTCACTGCGCTCAACGGCAAGCGGGTGGCCGCCGGTCCATCCGGATCGCCGTATCGGGGCCGAAAAGATGTTTTGCCAACGGGGCGAAACCTGTTCACAACGGATCCACGCGTGGTTCCAACCCGATCGGCCTACGCGCAGGGTTTGGTCTTGGCCGAAGAATTGATGCGCCGGCATTTACAAGACCATGGTGATTATCCGAAAAACCTAATCGTTGATCTCTGGGGCTCAGCCACCATGCGCACGGCGGGTGAAGAATTTGCCATGGCGCTTGCGCTGATCGGCGTAAAGCCCGAATGGGATCCGGGCTCGGAACGTGTCAGCGGTATCGAAATCACCCCAATTGCAGAGCTTGAAAGGCCCCGCATTGATGTGACATTGCGCGTCTCGGGCCTGTTTCGCGATATTTTTCCAACCTTATCTGCGTTGTTTTCACAAGCCGTTCAAAGCTTACGGGCGCGCAGTGAAAGCCCGGATTGGAACCCATATGTCACCAAGCAGGAGCTGTCGCGCGTGTTTGGCCCGGCACCGGGAGATTACGGCTTGGCGATGGGCGCCTTTGGCGACACCTATACAGATGAGGCGCGCGAAGCGGCGGGCAAAGCTTGGCTGGCCGCAAGCGCCTATGCGCTGAACGGTCCAGACAGCACATACAGACCCGATGCGATTAAAGAACAAGTCGCAAAAGCAGATGGATTTGTTCATATTCAAGATCTGCCCGAAACGGATCTCCTGCTGGCGGCCGATTACGCCTTTCACGAAGCCGGTTTTGCCGCAGCGCAAGGGGTAACGGGTGGATCGGCCGCGCTTTACCATGTGGACAATACCAACCCGGAAGCGGTGCGCGCGCGCAGTCTTTCCGAAGAAATCGCCCGCGTTGTTCATGCCCGGGCAAGCAATTCAGATTGGGTTGCTGGCATGCGCCGACATGGTTATCGCGGGGCTGCGGAAATCGCTGCAACATTAGATCACATGGGCAGTTTCGCGCATTTGGCAAATGTGGTGGGGCCGCATTTATTCGATATGTTTTTCGATGCCACTTTGGGAAATTCGGATATTTCCACCTTTATGGAAGACGCCAACCCCGAGGCATTCGCGGCTTTGAAAAAACGCTTTGAAGCCTTGGATAAAGCCGGGCTTTGGGTCACGCGGCGCAATTCGATCCGCGCCTCTCTTGAGGCCGCGCAATGA
- the cobO gene encoding cob(I)yrinic acid a,c-diamide adenosyltransferase, producing MVDENQRHNQKMRKIKTARDKMMQSKTDEKGLIIVHTGAGKGKSSSGFGMIMRCIAHEMPCAVVQFIKGTWVTGERKFLTENFAEQCKFVVSGEGFTWETQDRERDIAAAQAGWHRAKELILDPEIQFVLLDEINIALRYDYIDIDDVIAFLKTEKPEMTHVCLTGRNAKDDLIDLADLVTEMAQVKHPFKQGIKAQFGVEF from the coding sequence ATGGTCGATGAAAATCAACGACACAATCAAAAGATGCGCAAAATCAAAACGGCGCGCGATAAGATGATGCAGAGCAAAACGGATGAAAAAGGCCTTATTATTGTTCACACGGGCGCGGGCAAGGGGAAATCTTCTTCTGGCTTTGGAATGATCATGCGGTGTATCGCGCATGAGATGCCCTGCGCGGTGGTGCAGTTTATTAAAGGCACTTGGGTGACCGGCGAACGCAAGTTTTTGACAGAAAATTTTGCCGAGCAATGCAAGTTTGTAGTTTCGGGTGAAGGGTTTACCTGGGAAACGCAAGACCGTGAACGCGATATTGCTGCGGCTCAAGCCGGCTGGCATCGGGCAAAAGAGCTTATCCTTGATCCCGAAATTCAATTCGTTTTGCTTGATGAAATCAATATCGCGCTGCGCTATGATTATATCGATATCGATGATGTGATTGCCTTTTTGAAAACAGAAAAACCGGAGATGACGCATGTATGTTTGACCGGACGCAATGCAAAGGATGATTTAATTGATCTTGCGGATTTGGTGACCGAGATGGCGCAAGTCAAACATCCCTTCAAACAAGGTATCAAAGCACAATTTGGCGTTGAGTTCTAA
- the cobW gene encoding cobalamin biosynthesis protein CobW, whose protein sequence is MNDLTKLPVTVVTGFLGSGKTTLIRHLMQNPGGKRLAIIVNEFGDVGVDGEILKSCAIPNCPEENILELANGCICCTVADDFIPTLERLMKLEPRPEHILIETSGLALPKPLLKAFDWPDIRSKITVDGVIALADAEAVAAGQFAPDLAAVAAQRDADESLDHETPLSEVFEDQISCADLILLTKPDLAGAEGIAKAKAVIAAEAPRSLPVIEVADGHIDPRVVLGLEAAAEDDLHARPSHHDGVPEHDHEDFDSVVIGLDELESPESLIKRIEILAERQNILRVKGYAAVKGKPMRLLVQAVGARVRAQYDRPWAPDEMRMGRVVVIAEHDHIDRNAIESTLKG, encoded by the coding sequence ATGAACGATCTAACAAAACTTCCCGTCACCGTTGTTACCGGATTTCTTGGCTCTGGAAAAACCACGTTAATCCGCCATTTGATGCAAAATCCAGGCGGCAAACGGCTGGCCATTATTGTCAACGAATTTGGCGATGTGGGGGTCGACGGTGAAATCCTTAAATCCTGCGCGATCCCCAATTGCCCAGAGGAGAACATTCTTGAATTGGCCAATGGATGCATTTGCTGCACGGTCGCGGATGATTTCATCCCGACCCTGGAACGCCTGATGAAACTTGAACCACGTCCGGAACATATTTTAATTGAAACCTCCGGCCTGGCGCTGCCAAAACCACTTTTAAAGGCTTTTGACTGGCCAGATATTCGCTCAAAAATCACAGTCGACGGGGTGATTGCTTTGGCCGATGCCGAAGCAGTAGCCGCAGGCCAATTTGCGCCTGATTTGGCTGCCGTTGCCGCGCAGCGAGACGCTGATGAAAGCTTAGATCACGAAACCCCCTTATCCGAAGTGTTTGAAGATCAGATTTCTTGCGCCGATTTGATTTTGCTCACAAAGCCTGATTTGGCTGGCGCCGAGGGCATTGCCAAAGCCAAAGCGGTGATCGCCGCAGAAGCGCCGCGCAGTTTGCCCGTGATCGAAGTGGCCGATGGGCATATTGATCCGCGCGTCGTATTGGGGCTAGAAGCAGCGGCCGAAGATGATCTGCACGCGCGTCCTTCGCATCATGATGGGGTGCCCGAACATGATCATGAAGATTTTGACAGCGTGGTGATCGGACTGGACGAGCTTGAAAGCCCAGAAAGCCTTATCAAGCGTATTGAAATCTTAGCTGAGAGGCAAAATATATTGCGCGTGAAAGGCTATGCCGCGGTAAAAGGCAAACCAATGCGTTTGCTCGTTCAGGCTGTCGGCGCGCGCGTGCGCGCACAATATGATCGGCCATGGGCCCCAGATGAAATGCGTATGGGCCGCGTGGTTGTGATTGCCGAACATGATCACATCGACAGAAACGCAATCGAAAGCACACTGAAAGGATAG
- a CDS encoding precorrin-8X methylmutase, producing the protein MPYEYETNGAAIYEQSFRMIRAESDLTNFNALEEQVAVRMIHAAGLVDLAKYIKFSNGFVTKARAALNAGAPIFCDARMVSEGITRARLPDANEIICTLHDPNIYELAADMNTTRSAAALEFWRPRLAGSVVAIGNAPTALFHLLNMLEDPTCPRPAAIIGCPVGFVGAVESKDALWQAQPAPCSIVEGRLGGSAITVAAVNAIASRKE; encoded by the coding sequence ATGCCCTATGAATATGAAACTAACGGCGCTGCGATTTACGAACAATCTTTTCGGATGATCCGCGCTGAATCAGACTTAACGAATTTTAATGCTTTGGAAGAACAAGTGGCTGTGCGCATGATCCATGCCGCCGGTTTGGTCGATCTGGCAAAATATATCAAATTTTCGAATGGTTTTGTTACCAAGGCGCGCGCCGCATTAAACGCGGGTGCGCCTATTTTTTGCGATGCGCGCATGGTCTCTGAGGGGATCACCCGCGCCCGTTTGCCTGATGCAAACGAAATCATATGCACGCTGCATGATCCAAATATTTACGAATTAGCGGCCGATATGAACACCACCCGATCCGCGGCCGCTTTAGAATTTTGGCGCCCCCGATTGGCCGGATCAGTGGTGGCAATTGGCAACGCGCCAACTGCGTTATTTCACCTTTTGAATATGCTCGAAGATCCCACTTGCCCGCGCCCTGCGGCAATTATCGGGTGCCCTGTAGGCTTTGTAGGAGCGGTGGAGAGTAAGGACGCCCTATGGCAAGCGCAACCCGCGCCCTGTTCGATTGTAGAGGGCCGCTTGGGGGGAAGCGCCATCACCGTTGCCGCTGTGAACGCAATCGCGAGCCGTAAAGAATGA
- a CDS encoding precorrin-2 C(20)-methyltransferase, with translation MSRATIYGIGLGPGDPDLMSVKADRLVRRIKNVAFFRKAGRKGHARTIVEGLLPMGAIELPMEYPVTTEISVTDPQYNALLSQFYEDCTSKIASLSEQGHEVAILCEGDPFFYGSFMHLYTRLKDTHPVAVIPAITGMSGAWTASGAPITWGDDVLTVLLGTLSLDELQKRMANSDALVIMKIGRNIEKIRQALKASDLYQKAWLVEFATMPQQTVYKLSECEGRITPYFSIIVVHGQGRRP, from the coding sequence ATGAGCAGAGCAACGATCTACGGGATCGGGCTTGGCCCCGGCGATCCGGATTTAATGAGTGTCAAAGCCGATAGATTGGTGCGGCGCATAAAAAACGTTGCGTTTTTTCGAAAAGCCGGGCGCAAAGGACACGCAAGAACGATCGTTGAGGGGCTATTGCCGATGGGCGCGATTGAGTTGCCGATGGAATATCCCGTGACCACAGAAATCTCTGTAACAGATCCACAATACAATGCGCTTCTGTCCCAGTTTTATGAAGATTGCACATCGAAAATAGCCTCATTATCCGAGCAAGGGCACGAGGTTGCAATCCTCTGCGAAGGAGATCCCTTTTTCTATGGATCCTTCATGCATTTATACACTCGGCTGAAAGACACGCACCCTGTCGCGGTTATACCAGCCATCACAGGAATGTCGGGCGCTTGGACGGCCAGCGGAGCGCCGATCACCTGGGGTGATGATGTTTTAACCGTTTTATTGGGCACTTTATCACTGGACGAGTTGCAAAAGCGCATGGCCAATAGCGATGCTTTGGTCATAATGAAGATCGGTCGTAATATCGAAAAAATTCGCCAAGCCCTGAAAGCGAGCGACCTCTACCAAAAGGCGTGGTTGGTCGAATTCGCCACGATGCCCCAGCAAACCGTTTATAAACTTTCTGAATGCGAGGGCAGAATTACCCCTTATTTTTCGATTATTGTGGTCCATGGTCAGGGACGGCGGCCATGA